In a single window of the Rhopalosiphum padi isolate XX-2018 chromosome 1, ASM2088224v1, whole genome shotgun sequence genome:
- the LOC132917257 gene encoding membrane-bound alkaline phosphatase-like, with product MWTSIVCYLVCALQVSAAATAQESDSKYWIENGKRMLDERSKLQLRTNKAKNVIMFLGDGMSLTTLTAARIYKGQLQNISGESEHLSFERFPFTGISKTYCVDNQVADSACTATAYLCGVKSNKATIGVTSKVLLGDCPASVPEEHRVTSMMQWAQWAGKATGIVTTTRVTDASPAGTYAQTAHRDWESDEDMIKKSGGKTNLTQCEDIALQLITKEPGRNFKVIMGGGRDNFMKKEVNSTGKRNDEDLVLNWMNDKKTRFGDKIAKYITNREELMKTDMSKTDFVLGLFHRSHMDYRLKSNFETQPTLQEMTRNAIQLLQKEPNGYVLFVEGGLIDKAHHKTWARIALDETLEFSKAVSDAVALTSEDDTLIVVTSDHAHTMSMAGYPKRNANILGLTNELAMDNMTYTTLSYANGPKKSFTNDSTCHRVNVTGEDIEKIDFEYPSLTDRSSETHGGDDVMVFARGPMSHLFIGNYEQNQIALGIAMAAGISTDHPTTNTSNVVRLQFAGKTILSMSILISLVQILKCSS from the exons ATGTGGACATCTATCGTATGCTATTTGGTCTGTGCGCTACAGGTGTCTGCAGCCGCTACCGCTCAGGAATCAG ATTCTAAATACTGGATTGAAAATGGAAAACGAATGTTGGATGAAAGGTCGAAATTGCAATTACGAACAAACAAGGcgaaaaatgttataatgttcCTAGGAGATGGTATGTCATTGACCACATTGACGGCTGCTCGGATATACAAAGGTCAGTTGCAGAACATATCAGGCGAAAGTGAACACTTGAGTTTCGAACGGTTTCCGTTCACCGGAATATCAAAG ACATATTGCGTTGACAATCAAGTGGCCGATTCAGCATGTACCGCTACAGCATATTTGTGTGGTGTCAAGTCCAACAAAGCTACAATTGGAGTAACGTCTAAAGTACTCTTAGGAGACTGTCCGGCATCGGTGCCTGAAGAGCACCGCGTGACTTCCATGATGCAATGGGCGCAATGGGCTGGCAAGGCAACCGGAATTGTTACCACGACCCGGGTTACCGATGCATCTCCAGCAGGTACTTATGCTCAAACCGCGCATCGGGACTGGGAATCTGATGaagatatgataaaaaaatccgGTGGTAAAACCAATCTCACACAGTGTGAAGACATAGCTTTACAACTGATAACAAAAGAACCGGGTAGAAACTTCAAG GTTATCATGGGCGGTGGTCGTGATAATTTTATGAAGAAGGAGGTAAATTCCACGGGAAAACGTAATGACGAAGACTTAGTACTCAATTGGATGAATGACAAGAAAACTCGATTTGGTGATAAGATCGCTAAGTACATAACGAACAGGGAGGAACTAATGAAAACGGATATGTCTAAAACCGATTTTGTATTAG GTCTTTTTCATCGGAGTCACATGGACTACAGATTAAAATCCAATTTTGAGACGCAGCCTACTTTACAGGAAATGACCAGGAACGCTATTCAGCTACTCCAGAAAGAACCAAATGGCTATGTTCTTTTCGTAGAAGGGGGGCTCATTGACAAAGCACATCATAAGACATGGGCAAGAATCGCATTAGACGAGACGTTAGAATTTTCAAAAGCCGTATCAGACGCTGTGGCGTTGACAAGTGAAGATGACACATTAATCGTGGTAACTTCAGACCATGCGCATACCATGTCGATGGCTGGTTATCCTAAACGAAACGCTAATATTCTTGGTTTAACAAATGAACTTGCCATGGATAATATGACGTACACAACTCTGAGCTACGCCAATGGTCCAAAAAAATCCTTCACAAATGATAGCACGTGTCATAGGGTCAACGTGACCGGCGaagatatag aaaaaatcgattttgaatACCCGAGTCTAACCGATCGATCTAGTGAGACTCACGGAGGAGATGATGTAATGGTATTTGCGAGAGGTCCCATGTCTCATTTATTTATTGGGAACTACGAACAAAATCAAATTGCTCTAGGTATAGCTATGGCAGCTGGTATTTCTACAGATCATCCAACTACTAACACCAGTAATGTCGTTCGATTGCAATTTGCTGGAAAAACAATTCTTAGCATGAGCATATTGATAAGTCTTGTGCAAATTTTAAAGTGTAGCTCatag
- the LOC132932203 gene encoding membrane-bound alkaline phosphatase-like, protein MWTFVVCVLACALQVSAANSTQESDSKYWIENGKRMLEERSKLKLRTNKAKNVIMFLGDGMSSTTLTAARIYKGQLQNISGESEHLSFEQFPFIGISKTYCVDSQVADSACTATAYLCGVKSNKATIGVTSKVLLGDCPASVPEEHRVTSIMQWAQWAGKATGIVTTTRVTDASPAGTYARTAHRDWESDEDMIKESGGKTNLTQCEDIALQLITKEPGRNFKVIMGGGRDNFMKKEVNFTGKRNDKDLVLNWKNDKKARFGDKIAKYITTREELMKTDMSKTDFVLGLFHKSHMDYRLKSNFEIQPTLQEMTRNAIQLLQKEPNGYVLFVEGGLIDKAHHKTWAKIALDETLEFSKAVADAVALTSEDDTLIVVTSDHAHTMSMAGYPKRNADILGLTNELAMDNMTYTTLSYANGPKKSFTNDSTCHRVNVTNGDLNTIDYEYPSLVDLSGETHGGDDVMVFARGPMSHLFSGNYEQNQIALGMAMAAGISTNPPTSSSSSSANTPFIFAGHTVLAVLLLGLVGISQSSL, encoded by the exons ATTCTAAATATTGGATTGAAAATGGAAAACGAATGTTGGAAGAAAGGTCGAAATTAAAATTACGAACAAACAAggcaaaaaatgttataatgttcCTAGGAGATGGTATGTCATCGACCACATTGACGGCTGCTCGGATATACAAAGGTCAGTTGCAGAACATATCAGGCGAAAGTGAACACTTGAGTTTTGAACAGTTTCCGTTCATCGGAATATCAAAG ACGTATTGCGTTGACAGTCAAGTGGCCGATTCAGCATGTACCGCTACAGCATATTTGTGTGGTGTCAAGTCCAACAAAGCTACAATTGGAGTAACGTCTAAAGTACTCTTAGGAGACTGTCCGGCATCGGTGCCCGAAGAGCACCGCGTGACTTCCATAATGCAATGGGCGCAATGGGCTGGCAAGGCAACCGGAATTGTTACCACGACCCGGGTTACCGATGCATCTCCAGCAGGTACTTATGCTCGAACCGCGCATCGGGACTGGGAATCTGATGAagatatgataaaagaatcCGGTGGTAAAACCAATCTCACACAGTGTGAAGACATAGCTTTACAATTGATAACAAAAGAACCGGGTAGAAACTTCAAG GTTATCATGGGCGGTGGTCGTGATAATTTTATGAAGAAGGAGGTAAATTTCACGGGAAAACGTAATGACAAAGACTTAGTACTAAATTGGAAGAATGACAAAAAAGCTCGATTTGGTGATAAGATTGCTAAGTATATAACAACCAGAGAGGAACTAATGAAAACGGATATGTCTAAAACCGATTTTGTATTAG gtcTTTTTCACAAGAGTCACATGGACTACAGATTAAAATCCAATTTTGAGATTCAGCCCACGTTACAGGAAATGACCAGGAACGCTATTCAGCTGCTCCAGAAAGAACCAAACGGCTACGTTCTTTTTGTAGAAGGGGGGCTCATTGACAAAGCACATCATAAAACATGGGCGAAAATCGCGCTCGATGAAACATTAGAATTTTCCAAAGCCGTGGCAGACGCTGTGGCGTTGACAAGTGAAGATGACACATTAATCGTGGTAACTTCAGACCATGCGCATACCATGTCGATGGCTGGTTATCCTAAACGAAACGCTGATATTCTTGGTTTAACAAATGAACTTGCCATGGACAATATGACGTATACAACTCTGAGCTACGCCAATGGCCCAAAAAAATCCTTCACAAATGATAGCACGTGTCATAGGGTCAACGTGACTAACGgagatttaa acacaaTCGACTATGAATATCCAAGTCTGGTTGATTTATCTGGTGAGACTCATGGAGGAGATGACGTTATGGTATTTGCAAGGGGTCCTATGTCTCATTTATTCTCCGGAAACTATGAGCAAAATCAAATTGCTCTTGGTATGGCAATGGCTGCTGGTATTTCCACCAATCCACCTACATCTAGTTCTAGCAGCAGTGCTAATACACCATTTATTTTTGCTGGACACACTGTTCTTGCAGTATTATTGTTGGGTCTAGTTGGAATTTCACAATCTAGTTTATAa